The genomic segment CAGTAAAAAAGAACTTGTAAGCACTGATGTACCTGATCGGtgatcggtctccaaggcaacaggATGTAAACAAAGGAAAAGCATTAAGATCTCGAGAATAGCTGAATATTTCAAGCATTAAATTGCAAAATCTGACAATATCTAAAATATAAAGGTGAgtatatgtgtttatgtatgtatgtctgctaaggaatccgcaccatcgcatttacaatcacgaaattgtgCACATACAcccaatgtgactcagggaacgtcatagactatgttttgacaggaaaatttaaccccgcgctttcagttactctccaaaaaacctgcctccattaaagtcaatcgagctgcgagctacaggttattaatagcagctgtgattggttgctataggaataaaataaattgttagtataagaagcttatgtgtgaggtaataagatgtcgatggggagatgaatagagagacagagagatagacagacttaggcacagacagagtaagaggcagggaaagagacagagaaagagacagacagtcaaagagacagacagaggcagacagacagggaaagagacagagacagggaaagagacagacagggaaagagacaggcagggaaagagactgacagagatagagagagacagacatagagatggacagagactgatacagagacagacagagagatagacacagacagacatggatagagacagacacacagacagacatagaaagagacagacagacagagacagacagggagacagacagagactgggagagacagacagagactgggagagacagacagagacagacagagactgggagagacaaacacagacagacagagactgggagagacaaacagaaacaGTCGGAGACTGGGAGATACAaatagagacagggagagacaaacagagactgggagagacaaacacagaaagacagagactgggagagacaaacagagacagacagagactgggagagacaaacagagacagacagagactgggagagacaaacagagacagacagagactgggagagacaaacagagacagacagagactgggagagacaaacagagacagacagagactgggagagacaaacaaagacagacagagactgggaaagacagacagagactgggagagacaaacagagacagacagagactgggagagacaaacagagacagacagagactgggagagacaaacacagacagacagaaactgggagagacaaacagagacagacagagactgggagagacaaacagagacagacagagactgggagagacaaacagagacagacagagactgggagagacaaacagagacagacagagactgggagagacaaacagagacagacagagactgggagagacaaacagagacagacagagactgggagagacaaacagagacagacagagactgggagagacaaacaaagacagacagagactgggaaagacaaACAGAGTGggagagacaaacaaagacagacagagatatgaaaagcgagacagagagacagttactatctcaggcaacgccgggtactacagctagaatATTTCTAaaaatgagaataaccctttaatcccTAAAATATTGCTTTTGGGGGGTGAAATAAAACAGATAATTTAATTTCAATCTTTGACTTACCGTGAAATTTGTTAGCAGAGGTTGGGAGGTGTAAGTTAAGACTGAGGGTGGACCAACCACGGTGTATCCTTGACACATCGGCTGGACGTACATATCTCCCGTGTAAGGACAGCTGACCGCCTCGTGTGAGATGTACTCCGGGCACGCCGTCCATTGGGTTATAGGCTGAAAGGAGGAGGGCTGAGAAATCCATCCGGTGTAGAACGTTCCTTCATCTTGGATCGGCAGTAGTGAGGTTGCGGCGTCCAAATCAACGTACGGAAGTTCAGTTGTGTTCGACACTAGTAATAAACCATAGTGTCGAGGGTAAAAAAGGCTGAAAATTTTGGATGAATGACTAtaatagtaaaagaaaaaaaagattacCTACTGACGTGTACGGGGGAAGGGTCTGGTAAGACGTGGCCACCTAGAAACAGGAGATACAAGAGGTAGTCTCAGCATCGAATATACCCAAAACGGTGAACGGATGAAGAGTTACAGCGACGCATTGTGACATTACCGTTGGCATTATGGAGTTAGTTCCAGCTAATTTCCCCCTTTTTCGTTTCAGAAGTTCTTTGACGGGTTCCTTCACCCTCACACCCAGGTAAGGGCGGTTTTGGTGATGcaggtgctgttctgaagctccagCTACAAGACAAAGAAGACATTATCGTAAGGTGTTAGTTATTAAGTGGCTAGCGGGGTTCCGCCAGGTATAAGGGAACGCCCGGCGAGCGCCGCAACACACATGGTACACCGGGAACACAatgcaatggtgggccctggcgctagggagaggggagtggggtcacctcctaacacttacCTGAGGctaatccctgcactccctaatgtgccTATACGGATTCTCCCCCCCATCgccgatcacatgcctaggcctttgcttgccctgaactcaacctggctagtgagaaggctagtctaatcactgcaataatacaacacaagggaatgAAGAAAAGCAGGGGGAAATACACACATGAGGAAAACACGTGCAGTAAAAACACATcttttcagacaagcttatcatcatagcttactaacctaactctccgcaGTCCTGCCTTCTAcatgctattcataaccttctccctcttatttctgtcctcacaccctccatacaaccaatagcacgtatgcACCtaaaatgttactgtctaatgcccGGATCATTCAACTTTATATGAAATCAATAATTTATCATAACGATGGCCAGACCAAATACTACAAGCACActttaccttttgtgtccccctccttccccatagattgtaagctttcgagcagggccctcattcctactgtagctgctgaactatgtgctattttgttttgtttttgtctattacAAGcctccacctgattgtaaagtgctacggaatatgttggtgctataaaaataaactttattattactattaataaaacactccaagcaactccaatgcagctaaacaccacagctgcaattgtcacaactcctcagcttcttcgagAGACAGGCTCATTCTagagtggtcagcataagaatgaagatTCTGTAACCGGCATCAGATATGGTAAGTAAGGCATGtgcaaaggggagtggtcacaaagagctgcacctgagattaaggctaccaaGGATAGCCATGTAGGAAAGAGTCCTTAttccttaacccttacagcaccataAGAAAGTAGATTCCCTCAAAAACAAGCTGCAGACCTGCACATTATAAGGCCTGGTGACGTTCTGGTCCCAGActtgccagaggtctccccagagcgggacatactcatgacagtacccccttatACGAGAGGCCTCTGGATCCTCATGACCAGGTTTGTTTGGATAAGATGCGTTGGAATGAATACACCAATCTGTTGGCATTCACTTCTGATTCCGGTACCCATGTTGTTTCCTCCAGGCCATTAACCCTCCAGTGTGCCAAAATGAGAATTGTTGATCCTTgccaactaaagggtgctttacacgctgcgacatcgctagcgctagtgcagcaccctcccccgtcgttcgtgcgatatgtggtgatcgctgccgtagcgaacattatcgctacggcaacgtcacatgcacatacctggtcggtgacgtcactgtgaccgccaaacaatccctccttcaagggggaggtgcgttcggcgtcacagcgacgtcactaagcggccgcacaatagcagaggaggggcggagatgagcggccggaacatcccgcccacctccttccttcctcattgccggtggacgcaggtaaggagatgttcatcgttcctgtggtgtcacacatggcgatgtgtgacgctgcaggagcgacgaacaaccagcggcatgcaccaccaacgatattatgaaaaggagcgacgtgtcaacgatcaacgattttttacgcctttgcgatcgttgattgtcgctccttggtgtcacatgccggatgtgcgtcactaacgacatgaccccgacgatatatcgttagcgatgtcgcagcgtgtaaagcaccctttaatctcaaGATTGCGATCATCAATAAATGGAGCGGGACGCACCTATAAGACTAACGGTCTGCAAACAATCATTGTGTAGTCCGATCCTACAATCATATTCCCTTCCGTCTGTCTCTTGCACGTTTCCATACTTAGCGCTTTGCCTCTAGCTCCATATATATGAATATGAATTATCTGAGATGACccgaagggaaaaaaaacaaaaacattttttttgctatAGGCGTAGACTCTCCACACTCCAGCCTGAGAATGGAAAAAATTGCCAAAATTCAAATTTGGAAAATTCACTCAAATTTGCATCAAATTTATTTGATACAATTCAAATTATTCGATCCCAGATATTCTAATTAATGTGGATGTTCCATTTTTTCCTTTCAAAATTCTTCGCCAGCCAAATGGCGTCCAAAGTGGAACATCCAAAAAGTAggatccaaacttttttttttttgccaaaatgtgCATCAAAATCGAATATCCTTGAACGGATTGGCTCCGCTCTCCTCCCGTCGTCTCCACCAGCGCCCCCCATCCTGCTCTGCACAATTCATATAAAGTTTATACTAACGGAAACAATAAAGAATCCACCATAAAGACGAGGGTTCTTTTTTGTAGAATTGCAGTACGAGCTTCGTAAACCGAGATTTCAAGTGTCAATATAAAGATAATGTACGGCTGGAGAGTTACTTATTGTCTTTCAAGGTAAAAGGCGGTATACGACGAGCCGCGGATTATTTACTTTGGAGCAAAGGTGACTTATGCAAAATGCAAAATGTGGTTACGTGAAATTAGTCAGTGAAGTGGTAAAACGTTCTAGCAAAGTGCAGTGCTGTGTGCACGGAGTGTAAAGCGCTGCAGACGATCACAGCTCACCAATATCTGTGTATTATTACAAATACTAAACATTCCGCCGGTGGGAAAATATCAAAGGCAAGAAATTGCAGAAATTCCCTAGCAGAAAATTGGCAACAATATCCACAGCGGTAAGGGTAtggccgcactttgcgtttcagctgctttttaggtccgttttgagctgcagcgttttcatgccaaaaggcacgcgttttgcttttccataatagtctatggaaaatgtagatttcctgtccgcactttgcgtttaatttgcataatttgttgcAAAAACCATGCgtacaaagaagcagcatgtcaattgtttttgccatttctgcagcgttttgctaacattgaagtcaatgagaagtttaaaaaagcaacaattcctgcgttttacctgctttttaggtgcagaaacactgcgttttttactcCAAAAtcgcatgcttttcagacattaaaataatggaataatatgtccctttacacacacacacatagtccgacaattaaattattgaaaattatgattttattgctattttagcaataaatattataaaaccgctatactgtaatttcatgaaatataactattttcttaaataattcaaaaattatatgttttgcttttttttctcttttttccttctgtttgactatttaatctttatttagcagtgtcttgatgttcaaaacgcatctgtcaaaacgcaggtgaaaaagcaggtaaaaagcgctgaaaatgcatctaaaatgcggtaaatacgcatgcattttcagcgctaaatttctggaaaaggcaactttggccaaatcaattaaggcaaaaatgaGCGTTTAGaattgcaactaggacgacgcaaagtgcggtcatagccttaatGTTGCTGCAGGTTAGTTGTGGAAATGGAGCAGATTTGCTGCACAACATGAAAGCTGCGGTGACAAATTGACAAAATCCACAGATCACAAATCCGCAGCACCGGTCAGtttctgctgcagatttttcccACCAGTGGGTTTACGAGATTTTGTGAAATCACATGCAAGATGCTGCTATTCTAATAAAAATCATATTTTTCAGAAATTCGGGAAAAAAATCTCCTGAGTGCACTTCATAGGAATATACCTGTTGCTCACCTGTCCTGGTTCCAATGACAGGCTCTGCATTCTCCAGCCTCCGCCTTTTTGCAATCGGGTATGTATGGAAACCCAGTGCTCTCCTATGTGGTCATGCACTCAGGCCTTATCGGCTTTCTACTGTTTGGACCTCTTGCAAACCCAACTCTGCAATAACACTAAGGTTGCATTAAACTTGCCAGAGGTCCATGGCTGCTACACTGCTGTTCACTTATGCATGGGCTctgtgacaaacacagctctgcaatATTACTATGTATCTCTGCAACACTGCTGTTCACTTCTGCATGGACTctgtgacaaacacagctctgcaatATTACTATGTATCTCTGCAACACTGCTGGCTACTTCTGCATGGATTCtgagaatgtggcgcccctgaggctctggtcgccacagggtactgcacctcaattaaggtgcggtattcatctcaggtaagggggggttaatcaccggtgttccacatccaCACACTACATAAagtttaggagccttcacacagggtgggttggctcagggtaggcagcggTTGGCCatacgatcatgggacttcccggtcatttAAGCGCCAGTGGCCATCAaatccctcatcatccacccggagcccgctccgcctgtggggagcgacatcatcccagctgccataacacctgcaagGAACCCGGCAGCTGCGGCTACTCCTTGGCCACATACCataggtggcatcatgacaaactgTTCGCAATACCCCGCATGTGCCGTGTGCCCTTTCTAGATATGTCGCGTGCCCTTTCTACATGTGCTGTGTGCCCTCTCTACATGTGCCGTGTGCCCTCTCTACATGTGCCATGTGCCTTTTCTACATGTGCCGTGTGCCTTTTCTACATGTGCCGTGTGCCTTTTCTACATGTGCCGTGTGCCCTTTCTACATGTGCCGTGTGCCCTTTCTACATGTGCCGTGTAGAAAGGGCTTTTCGCAATACCCCGCATGTGCCGTGTGCCCTTTCTAGATGTGCCGTGCGCCCTTTCTAGATGTGCCATGTGCCCTTTCTAGATGTGCCGTGTGCCTTTTCTACATGTGCCATGTGCCTTTTCTACATGTGCCGTGTGCCCTTTCTACATGTGCCGTGTGCCCTTTGTAGATGTTCCATGTGCCTTTTCTACATGTGCCGTGTGCCTTTTCTACATGTGCCATGTGCCCTCTCTACATGTGCCGTGTGCCCTCTCTACATGTGCCGTGTGCCCTTTCTACATGTGCCATGTGCCCTCTCTACATGTGCCATGTGCCCAACAGCATGTACCGTACATGTGCCCTTTCTACATGTGCCATGTGCCCTTTCTACATGTGCCGTGTGCCCTCTCTAGATGTGCCGTGTGCCCTTACTACATGTGCCTGAGGGAATGTGCCATGTGCCGTGTGCCCCATCTACATGTGCCGTGTGCCCGAGGGCATGTGCCGTGTGCCCCTTCTACATGTGCAGTCTGCCCTTTCTACATGTACCGTGTGCCCTTTCTACATGTGCCGTGTGCCCTTTCTACATGTACCGTGTGCCCTTTCTACATGTGCAGTGTGCCCTTTCTACATGTGCCGTGTGCCCTTTCTACATGTGCCGTGTGCCCTTTCTACATGTGCCAAGTGCCCGAGGGCATGTGCCGTGTGCCCCTTCTACATGTGCAGTGTGCCTGATGGAATGTGCCATATGCCCGAGGGCATGTGCTGTGTGCCCTTTTTACATGTGCCGTGTGCCCGAGGGCATGTGCCATGTGCCCTTTCTACATGTGCCGTGTGCCCGAGGGCATGTGCCATATGCCCGAGGGCATGTGCCATGTGCCCTTTCTACATGTGCCATGTGCCCGAGGGCATGTGCCATGTGCCCTTTCTACATGTGCCGTGTGCCCGAGGGCATGTGCCATATGCCCGAGGGCATGTGCCATGTGCCCTTTCTACATGTGCCATGTGCCCGAGGGCATGTGCCATGTGCCCTTTCTACATGTGCCATGTGCCCGAGGGCATGTGCCATGTGCCCTTTCTACATGTGCCGTGTGCCCGAGGGCATGTGCCATATGCCCGAGGGCATGTGCCATGTGCCCTTTCTACATGTGCCATGTGCCCGAGGGCATGTGCCATGTGCCCTTTCTACATGTGCCATGTGCCCGAGGGCATGTGCCATGTGCCCTTTCTACATGTGCCGTGTGCCCGAGGGCATGTGCCATGTGCCCTTTCTACATGTGCCGTGTGCCCGAGGGCATCTGCCGTGTGCCCTTTCTACATGTGCCGTGTGCCCTTTCTACATGTGCCGTGTGCCTTTTCTACATGTGCCGTGTGCCCTCGCTACATGCACCTGCTAATCAATGCCACTTCTTAGGATCTTGTCATATGTTTGAAAAATGTAATATGATTTAGTATTTTCACACTGAGTCACAGGAAATAATGAAATGAGAAATTCGATCTACACCTTATCTACGGCTGAAAAGAGCCTGCTACCTCTCCTAACAACACAAAGCCAAAAGCCTGACACCTCCCGAACATTCCTGCGAAGAGCAAATACACCATGAGACGACAACCGCAGCTCTACACGCAACCCGCCTCCACTATTCATTATTCATTAATAAATGATTTactgcttaaggctatgttcacactttgcgttttcacctgcgtttccgctgcttttagagtcagttttgaactgcagcgtttttgtgcccaaatgcatgcgttttgattttccattaaagtcaatgagaaatcatgaattcttgtacacactttgcgtttacaaacgcatgtcaaaatttgcataagtttggtcaaaaaccatgcgttcagaaaaggaccctgtcaattgtttttgcctttttaGTTACGTTTTCatcacattgaagtcaatgagaaacgtaCTAAATGAACTTTTGTCAAAATTTCATCCGTCTCATATGCGTTTCATAGTCATATGAATTGCGTTTTGAAAATCATGAACACAACTATGTAAATTCACCAATGACCACCCAAATAGTTAATTTTGCGTCACATCCGCTTAACAATAAATTGATCCATGTGCAAACAAGTTTGCTGCACAGATCAGAAACATTGTGTGCTTGCTCCATCAAAGCAGACTATAATATACAACATGACTTGGTATAAGCGCTTGAGATTGGATGTCTCCAAACTTATTAGTCTGGtaagttgttttatttatttaggaTATTAAATGTGTAATCTCCT from the Anomaloglossus baeobatrachus isolate aAnoBae1 chromosome 11, aAnoBae1.hap1, whole genome shotgun sequence genome contains:
- the POU2AF1 gene encoding POU domain class 2-associating factor 1, yielding MHWQKTGASEQHLHHQNRPYLGVRVKEPVKELLKRKRGKLAGTNSIMPTVATSYQTLPPYTSVVSNTTELPYVDLDAATSLLPIQDEGTFYTGWISQPSSFQPITQWTACPEYISHEAVSCPYTGDMYVQPMCQGYTVVGPPSVLTYTSQPLLTNFTTRTPTPCVATQLEYTEQQAPLTYFPWAQTIPSLPAAAAHSIPYQATPTTIQSQHFVPVPPPVQDPAPEEVDESRADISTLPMEKLLEESGGNDSYVLHHTLSIADL